One part of the Vicia villosa cultivar HV-30 ecotype Madison, WI linkage group LG6, Vvil1.0, whole genome shotgun sequence genome encodes these proteins:
- the LOC131609450 gene encoding regulatory-associated protein of TOR 1 isoform X1, giving the protein MALGDLMASRFSQSTVLIVPNHHDDSAATSFPSSASAAALNDDNDVTSVPHRRDSEFAATSSNSTAAYVNAATTMAYLPQTNFFNELRHDAFELELPKGPSDSGLVSKWRPKDKMKTGCVALVLCLNISVDPPDVIKISPCARMECWIDPFSMAPQKALDLIGKSLTSQYERWQPKARYKCQLDPTLEEVKKLCTTCRRYAKSERVLFHYNGHGVPKPTPNGEIWVFNKVQGFDPRLTVTNLGQGTCGTRKSYTQYIPLPIRDLDSWLKTPSIYVFDCSAAGKIVNSFIELHEWSASNSSGSPRDCIMLAACEAHETLPQSVEFPADVFTACLTTPIKMALRWFCTRSLLRDSFDYSLIDKIPGRPNDRKTLLGELNWIFTAVTDTIAWNVLPHDLFQRLFRQDLLVASLFRNFLLAERIMRSANCTPVSHPTLPPTHQHHMWDAWDMAAELCLSQLPSLVEDPNAEFQPSTFFTEQLTAFEVWLDHGSEHKKPPEQLPIVLQVLLSQCHRFRALVLLGRFLDMGPWAVDLALSVGIFPYVLKLLQTTTPELRQILVFIWTKVLALDKSCQTDLVKDGGHIYFMKFLDSLEAYPEQRAMAAFVLAVIVDGHRRGQEACIEAGLSHVCLKHLESSSPNDSQTEPLFLQWLCLCLGKLWEEFTEGKIIGLQGHATSIFSPLLSEPQPEVRASAVFALGTLVDVGLDPCRSVGGDEECDDDDKFRAEVSIVKSLLSVASDGSPLVRAEVAVALARFAFGHNKHLKSIAAACSKPQNNSLINSLPSLANIKDTGGGYPKQSQHMAHGSIVSPQIGPLRVGSENSKVIRDGRVSSSSPLASSGIMHGSPLSDNSSHHSDSGILNDGFSNGVVNNFGPKPLDNALYSQCVMAMCTLAKDPSPRVGNLGRRVLSIIGIEQVVAKPAKSSGVRTSEAIVSPSLARSSSWFDMNGGHLPLTFRTPPVSPPRTSYIAGMRRVCSLEFRPHLMTSPDTGLANPLLGSGGATGTFDRSLLPLSNIYNWSCGHFSKPLLTAADDSEEVLAKREEREKFALEHIVKCQHSAVSRLTNPIAKWDIKGTQTALLQPFSPIVVAVDENERIRIWNHEEATLLNSFDNHDFPDKGISKLCLVNELDDSLLLAASSDGNIRVWKDYSLRGKQKLVTAFSSIQSHKPGVRSLNAVVDWQQQSGYLYASGEMSSIMLWDLDKEQLINTIPSSSECSVSALAASQVHGGQFAAGFIDGSVRLYDARTPEMIVCGLRPHTQRVEKVMGIGFQPGLDPGKLVSASQAGDIQFLDIRNHSSAYLTIEAHRGSLTALAVHRHAPIIASGSAKQLIKVFSLDGDQLGTIRYYPTLMAQKIGSVSCLNFHPYQLLLAAGAADACVCIYADDNTQAR; this is encoded by the exons ATGGCATTGGGAGATTTAATGGCATCACGCTTTTCTCAATCGACTGTCCTCATAGTTCCGAATCACCACGACGATTCCGCCGCCACTTCTTTTCCCTCATCCGCCTCCGCCGCCGCGTTAAACGATGACAACGATGTTACTTCCGTTCCTCATCGGCGTGATTCCGAATTCGCTGCTACGAGTAGTAACAGCACTGCCGCTTATGTCAACGCTGCCACTACCATGGCGTATTTACCACAGACTAATTTCTTTAATGAGCTTCGTCATGATGCATTTGAACTTGAGCTTCCTAAAGGTCCTTCTGATAGTGGTTTGGTCTCGAAATGGCGGCCGAAGGATAAG ATGAAGACAGGATGTGTAGCTCTAGTATTATGTTTAAACATCAGTGTTGATCCACCAGATGTCATAAAGATATCCCCTTGTGCCAGAATGGAGTGCTGGATAG ATCCTTTTTCTATGGCACCACAAaaggcattagatttgattgggaaATCTTTGACCAGTCAGTATGAAAGATGGCAACCGAAG GCACGCTATAAGTGTCAACTTGATCCAACATTGGAAGAGGTGAAAAAGCTTTGTACTACATGTCGTAGATATGCAAAGTCAGAAAGAGTTTTGTTCCATTACAATGGGCATGGTGTGCCAAAGCCAACTCCTAATGGTGAAATTTGGGTTTTCAATAAG GTACAAGGTTTTGACCCACGTTTAACGGTGACTAATCTCGGTCAGGGAACATGTGGGACACGCAAG AGTTATACGCAGTATATCCCCTTACCAATCAGGGATCTTGATTCCTGGCTGAAGACCCCATCGATTTATGTTTTTGATTGCTCTGCTGCTGGTAAAATTGTGAATTCCTTCATTGAG CTTCATGAATGGAGTGCTTCTAACTCTTCCGGGTCTCCAAGGGATTGCATTATGCTCGCAGCATGTGAAGCACATGAGACTTTGCCCCAAAGTGTAGAATTCCCAGCTGATGTATTTACAGCTTGTCTTACAACACCTATAAAGATGGCATTGCGATG GTTTTGCACTCGTTCATTACTCCGCGACTCGTTTGATTATTCACTTATAGACAAGATCCCTGGCCGTCCAAATGACCGAAAGACACTTCTGGGTGAATTGAATTGGATATTTACAGCAGTAACTGATACAATTGCTTGGAATGTTCTTCCTCATG ATCTTTTTCAGAGACTGTTCAGACAGGATTTGCTTGTTGCAAGTTTGTTTCGAAATTTTCTACTTGCTGAGCGAATCATGCGATCCGCAAATTGTACTCCTGTCTCTCACCCAACGTTACCACCAACCCATCAACATCATATGTG GGATGCATGGGACATGGCTGCCGAGCTCTGCCTCTCTCAACTTCCTTCATTAGTTGAGGATCCTAATGCTGAATTTCAG CCTAGTACATTTTTCACTGAGCAGTTGACAGCATTTGAAGTCTGGCTTGACCATGGTTCTGAGCATAAGAAACCACCCGAACAGTTGCCTATAGTACTTCAG GTTTTACTTAGCCAATGCCATCGATTTCGTGCCTTAGTACTCCTAGGAAGATTCCTTGATATGGGCCCATGGGCCGTGGATCTG GCATTATCTGTTGGAATCTTCCCTTATGTTCTGAAACTGTTGCAAACAACCACACCAGAACTACGTCAGATTCTCGTATTCATATGGACAAAGGTTCTTGCACTTGACAAG TCATGTCAAACTGATCTAGTGAAGGACGGTGGTCACATCTATTTTATGAAGTTCCTTGATAGCTTGGAAGCATACCCAGAGCAACGTGCAATGGCTGCTTTTGTTTTGGCGGTGATTGTGGATGGTCatagaagaggccaagaagcttgTATTGAAGCTGGTTTGAGCCATGTCTGCTTAAAGCACCTTGAGAGTTCATCTCCTAATGATTCACAAACTGAGCCCCTTTTCCTTCAGTGGCTTTGCCTGTGTCTGGGGAAGTTGTGGGAAGAATTCACAGAGGGAAAAATAATTGGTTTGCAAGGACATGCAACTTCTATATTTTCTCCTCTACTGTCCGAACCCCAGCCAGAG GTTAGGGCATCTGCTGTTTTTGCACTGGGTACCCTTGTCGATGTGGGATTGGATCCATGTAGAAGTGTTGGCGGAGATGAAGAATGTGATGATGATGACAAGTTTAGAGCTGAAGTTAGTATAGTTAAGAGTCTGTTAAGTGTTGCTTCAGATGGGAGTCCATTGGTGAGAGCAGAGGTAGCAGTTG CTCTAGCACGTTTTGCTTTTGGCCACAACAAGCATCTGAAATCTATTGCTGCTGCATGTTCGAAGCCTCAGAATAATTCCTTGATAAATTCCTTACCATCATTGGCTAATATTAAAGATACGGGTGGTGGATATCCTAAACAGAGCCAACATATGGCTCATGGTAGTATTGTTTCACCTCAAATTGGTCCTCTAAGAGTTGGGAGTGAGAATTCTAAAGTAATTCGTGATGGGCGGGTCTCTTCAAGCAGTCCTCTTGCTAGTTCTGGAATCATGCATGGGTCCCCATTGTCTGACAATTCGTCTCATCATTCTGATTCAGGAATACTGAATGATGGTTTCAGCAATGGAGTGGTTAACAACTTTGGGCCGAAGCCTTTGGATAATGCACTGTATTCACAGTGTGTAATGGCTATGTGTACTTTGGCAAAAGATCCATCTCCGCGGGTTGGGAACCTTGGTCGCCGGGTATTGTCCATAATAGGTATTGAGCAAGTGGTAGCAAAACCAGCGAAGTCTTCCGGTGTTCGTACTAGTGAAGCTATCGTTTCTCCTAGTCTTGCTCGCTCATCTTCTTGGTTTGATATGAATGGTG GACACTTGCCTCTAACCTTCAGAACTCCTCCAGTCAGTCCTCCTCGCACAAGTTATATAGCTGGAATGCGAAGAGTTTGTTCATTGGAGTTTAGGCCTCACTTGATGACTTCTCCAGACACTGGATTGGCTAACCCACTTTTAGGATCTGGTGGAGCTACTGGGACTTTCGATCGCAGTTTACTTCCTctatcaaatatatataattgGAGCTGTGGGCACTTCTCCAAACCACTTTTGACTGCTGCTGATGATAGCGAAGAAGTATTAGCTAAAAGAGAAGAGAGGGAAAAATTTGCATTGGAGCACATAGTGAAATGCCAGCACTCTG CTGTTAGTAGACTAACAAATCCAATTGCTAAGTGGGACATAAAGGGTACACAGACAGCGTTATTACAACCTTTCTCTCCTATAGTGGTAGCTGTTGACGAGAATGAACGCATCAG GATATGGAACCACGAAGAGGCAACACTACTTAACAGTTTTGATAATCACGATTTTCCTGATAAAGGAATTTCTAAGCTCTGCCTGGTGAATGAGCTTGATGATAGTTTGCTTCTTGCTGCTTCAT CTGACGGAAACATTCGGGTTTGGAAAGACTATTCTTTGAGGGGGAAACAAAAACTTGTCACTGCTTTTTCTTCAATTCAGAGTCATAAACCTGGTGTGAGGAGTCTGAATGCAGTTGTTGATTGGCAACAGCAAAGTGGTTATCTG TATGCATCGGGGGAGATGTCATCAATAATGCTGTGGGATCTTGATAAAGAGCAACTTATTAATACTATACCTTCATCGTCAGAATGCAGCGTCTCAGCGTTG GCCGCTTCTCAAGTTCACGGAGGGCAGTTTGCAGCTGGTTTTATAGATGGTTCTGTAAGACTATATGATGCCAGAACACCCGAAAT GATCGTATGTGGGTTACGGCCACACACACAAAGAGTAGAAAAAGTTATGGGGATTGGCTTTCAACCTGGGTTAGACCCTGGAAAG TTGGTTAGTGCTTCTCAGGCCGGGGATATCCAATTCCTTGATATAAGAAATCACAGCAGTGCCTATCTCACCATTGAAGCTCACAGGGGCTCACTCACTGCTTTAGCAGTACATAGACATGCTCCAATCATTGCCAGTGGTTCTGCCAAACAACTCATTAAGGTTTTCAGCCTTGATGGTGACCAACTGGGAACCATTCGTTACTATCCTACTCTAATGGCCCAGAAAATCGGTTCTGTGAGCTGCCTAAATTTCCACCCATACCAATTACTACTTGCTGCTGGTGCTGCAGATGCATGTGTATGCATCTATGCCGACGACAACACTCAAGCAAGATGA